A stretch of the Sebaldella sp. S0638 genome encodes the following:
- a CDS encoding O-antigen ligase, which yields MGETMVKIKGMFLEGLRLFQNFILIMLPYALSKAGNHSRNTTIVTLVAVTFLFIIIGKRKIELDKKLIILGAVYILTTSLSFWSIRDSYNSEQLKTYTGVIIYMLFAFSVTQIEIDKRLYRWFPILISIFSLSPAYRALLEWHQNGFSMDYRIFGDSWPSVFCMELGMMVLASIVVIFYEKQKIFKIISSIALVIGFIAIVGIQARIAIAMIPLFFILIAVSKNLKIGVKLGIVLLVCLLVIVSTDFEKYFKRFDSEDPGGSYSNQIRVEIYKRSKELIRENAVLGIGFYNLRGVNLRDEPRLQEYVDIETLGIVKEIPGTQENLKLWSYSATHLHNNILETLVTQGVLGLISYVCFLFFVLVNLLKNLRNKDFSENREIFVLAFIAFLYITIDGIIDTNIYMIKVNQAFFFMMGLALNKRFFVRKPEKDGE from the coding sequence ATGGGTGAAACAATGGTAAAAATAAAGGGAATGTTTTTAGAGGGACTAAGATTGTTTCAGAATTTTATTCTGATAATGCTTCCTTATGCATTAAGCAAAGCTGGTAATCACAGTAGAAATACAACAATAGTTACCTTAGTAGCAGTAACTTTTTTATTTATAATTATTGGGAAAAGAAAGATCGAATTAGATAAAAAACTTATAATTCTGGGAGCTGTTTATATTTTGACAACCAGTTTGAGCTTTTGGAGTATAAGAGACAGTTATAACAGTGAGCAGTTAAAAACTTATACTGGTGTCATAATATATATGTTGTTTGCCTTTTCGGTGACGCAAATAGAGATAGATAAGAGGCTTTACAGATGGTTTCCTATTTTAATTTCAATATTTTCGTTATCGCCTGCATACAGGGCGTTACTTGAGTGGCATCAAAACGGATTTTCCATGGATTACAGAATTTTTGGAGACAGCTGGCCCAGTGTATTCTGTATGGAATTAGGAATGATGGTTTTAGCATCAATAGTAGTTATATTTTATGAAAAGCAGAAAATATTTAAAATAATATCTTCAATAGCTTTAGTTATCGGCTTTATTGCAATTGTCGGGATTCAGGCCAGAATAGCAATTGCAATGATTCCTCTGTTTTTTATATTGATTGCTGTATCTAAAAATCTAAAAATAGGAGTAAAGCTGGGGATTGTACTTTTAGTGTGTTTGTTAGTGATTGTTAGTACTGATTTCGAAAAATACTTTAAAAGATTTGATTCTGAGGATCCGGGCGGAAGTTATTCTAATCAGATAAGGGTAGAAATATATAAAAGAAGTAAAGAATTAATAAGAGAAAATGCTGTTTTAGGAATAGGTTTTTATAATTTAAGAGGTGTAAATTTACGTGATGAACCTAGATTACAGGAATATGTTGATATAGAAACTTTAGGAATAGTAAAAGAAATACCGGGAACACAGGAAAATTTGAAATTATGGAGTTATTCAGCTACTCATCTGCATAATAATATATTAGAAACTTTAGTAACACAGGGTGTTTTAGGATTAATTTCATATGTATGTTTTTTATTTTTTGTGCTTGTAAATCTTTTAAAAAATCTTAGAAATAAAGATTTTTCTGAAAACAGGGAAATTTTTGTTTTAGCCTTTATTGCTTTTTTATATATAACAATTGACGGGATTATTGACACAAATATATATATGATAAAAGTAAATCAGGCTTTCTTTTTCATGATGGGACTGGCTTTAAATAAAAGGTTTTTCGTAAGAAAACCGGAAAAGGATGGTGAATGA
- a CDS encoding polysaccharide deacetylase family protein produces MVIVIIFFILLLTAMFFYQKGVPCIMYHHISIEKGVTPGEFEEHLKLIKKSNTFKMEEIENRNNILPKNSILVTFDDGYEDNYRYAFPLLKKYNVKATIFLNTAYIEKDPDYMSWDQIRKMYESGLVDFQLHTHSHFSVVSEIEVESFFCEKDKNKKELSREMKNIYRKEDTEDYPVFKKRGETAVKGYKITDEFIEKYEELLVEYKTLGREEKYGKLKSAVENELSEYIKKYSYEEYKKRVLKEILINKEEIEKKLAKKAEYLANPWGHKSKDLLEILKECGIKGMITTKKGTNSLKPDMYKIRRYETKTFKQFKFRLFICKNYLTGKIFELVS; encoded by the coding sequence ATGGTTATTGTTATAATATTTTTTATTTTATTATTAACAGCAATGTTTTTTTATCAAAAAGGAGTACCATGTATTATGTATCACCACATAAGCATTGAAAAAGGCGTAACTCCCGGTGAATTTGAAGAACATCTGAAATTGATAAAAAAATCAAATACTTTTAAAATGGAAGAAATAGAAAATAGAAATAACATATTACCTAAGAATAGTATTTTAGTTACTTTCGATGACGGGTATGAAGATAATTACAGATATGCCTTTCCTCTTTTAAAAAAATATAACGTAAAAGCAACTATATTTTTAAATACTGCATATATTGAAAAAGACCCTGATTATATGTCATGGGATCAGATAAGAAAAATGTATGAAAGCGGTTTAGTAGATTTTCAGCTTCACACACATTCTCATTTTTCAGTTGTAAGTGAAATTGAAGTGGAAAGTTTTTTTTGTGAAAAAGATAAAAATAAAAAAGAACTTTCGAGAGAAATGAAAAATATATACAGAAAAGAGGATACAGAGGATTATCCTGTTTTTAAAAAAAGGGGAGAAACAGCGGTAAAAGGATATAAAATAACAGATGAATTTATAGAGAAATATGAAGAATTATTGGTGGAATATAAGACTTTGGGAAGAGAAGAAAAGTATGGAAAACTAAAGTCGGCAGTGGAAAATGAACTTTCAGAATACATAAAAAAGTACAGTTATGAAGAATATAAAAAAAGAGTGCTGAAAGAAATACTGATAAATAAGGAAGAAATAGAAAAAAAACTGGCGAAAAAAGCAGAATACTTAGCTAATCCATGGGGACATAAATCGAAAGATCTGCTGGAAATCCTGAAAGAATGCGGGATAAAGGGAATGATAACAACAAAGAAAGGAACCAATTCACTTAAGCCTGATATGTATAAAATAAGGAGATATGAGACTAAAACCTTCAAACAGTTTAAATTCCGGCTGTTTATATGCAAAAATTATCTAACCGGGAAAATTTTTGAATTAGTTTCATAA
- a CDS encoding glycosyltransferase family 9 protein yields the protein MYRKIRAKIKEFERKIGKLILDKSKKENNIKFESIKKILFIRYDGKIGDYMVSSFVYREIKKQRPDIQIDVVGISKNESLFLKNKNVDNFFRLKKTKYRYLSPLGKKLKASNYDVLIDPTEVLKNKDLFFIRKINAKINYGYAKENYKIFNRNIEQNSDHMQVVYKKILESLGFRNIEISYDIPEDEDSDRKVTEYLKKHNVKGLIAVNLFGAGKTRKFNQEKSLELLKKLGESYPEYRMILLDSPRDREELNKVIEAADGILYYDKSETIFDSIAIIKKSEIVISPDTSIVHIGVGLNKKVTAFYSRNKENFDKWGIDEKNKVIRYDKDINEIDFNKENI from the coding sequence ATGTATAGAAAAATACGTGCGAAAATCAAGGAATTTGAAAGGAAGATAGGAAAATTAATATTAGACAAAAGTAAAAAGGAAAATAACATAAAATTTGAAAGTATAAAAAAAATATTATTTATAAGATATGACGGGAAAATCGGCGATTATATGGTGAGTTCTTTTGTGTACAGGGAGATAAAAAAGCAAAGACCGGATATTCAGATCGACGTAGTAGGTATTAGCAAAAATGAATCTTTATTTTTGAAAAATAAGAATGTTGATAATTTTTTCAGGTTAAAAAAGACAAAATACAGGTATTTAAGCCCTTTGGGCAAAAAATTAAAAGCCTCAAATTACGATGTGCTGATAGATCCTACAGAAGTTTTAAAAAATAAGGATTTATTTTTTATAAGAAAAATAAATGCAAAAATTAATTACGGATATGCAAAAGAAAATTATAAAATTTTTAATAGAAACATAGAGCAAAACAGTGACCATATGCAGGTTGTGTATAAAAAAATACTGGAAAGTCTGGGATTTAGAAATATTGAAATATCATATGATATACCGGAAGACGAAGATTCTGACAGAAAAGTAACGGAGTATCTAAAAAAGCACAATGTAAAAGGTTTAATAGCGGTGAACCTCTTCGGTGCCGGAAAGACAAGGAAGTTTAATCAGGAAAAGTCTTTGGAACTGTTGAAGAAACTGGGGGAATCATATCCGGAATACAGAATGATACTTTTAGATTCGCCGAGGGACAGAGAAGAATTAAATAAAGTAATTGAAGCTGCAGACGGCATTTTGTATTATGATAAGTCAGAGACTATATTTGACAGTATAGCCATAATAAAAAAGTCTGAAATAGTAATATCTCCGGATACTTCTATTGTTCATATAGGTGTCGGCTTAAATAAAAAAGTAACAGCTTTTTATTCAAGAAATAAAGAAAATTTTGATAAATGGGGAATAGATGAAAAGAACAAAGTTATCAGATATGATAAAGATATAAATGAAATTGATTTTAACAAAGAAAATATTTAG
- a CDS encoding glycosyltransferase family 2 protein, which produces MKLSIGLITYNEEKNLARTLDSIIEIANEIVIVDSGSTDKTLEISERYSASVYSEAWKGYGMQKNSVIEKCSSDWILLIDADEEISKDLRNKIKEIISDENSKKVYKPNFTAVCFGKRIKHGGWSNHYRVRLFQNGAGKYNDREVHEKFITNEEIGILKEEIYHHTYEDLEDYFNKFNRYTSESANHYKKQNKKKPFILFYLDSLFKFFKMYIMKMGFLDGYEGYLLAKLSSFYVFTKYAKLKEKNLND; this is translated from the coding sequence ATGAAATTATCAATAGGATTAATTACTTATAATGAAGAAAAAAACCTTGCAAGAACACTGGATTCTATAATAGAAATAGCCAATGAAATAGTAATAGTAGACAGCGGAAGTACTGATAAAACTCTGGAAATTTCAGAAAGATACAGTGCAAGTGTATATTCCGAGGCTTGGAAAGGTTATGGAATGCAGAAAAACTCTGTTATAGAAAAGTGCAGCAGTGACTGGATATTGTTAATTGATGCTGATGAAGAAATTTCAAAAGATTTGAGAAATAAGATAAAAGAAATAATATCAGATGAAAACAGCAAAAAAGTATATAAGCCGAATTTTACCGCAGTGTGTTTCGGTAAGAGAATAAAACACGGCGGATGGAGTAATCATTACAGAGTAAGGCTTTTTCAGAACGGGGCAGGGAAATATAATGACAGGGAAGTACATGAAAAATTTATAACAAATGAAGAGATTGGAATATTAAAAGAAGAAATATATCATCATACTTATGAAGATCTGGAAGATTATTTTAATAAATTTAACAGATATACTTCGGAATCAGCTAATCACTATAAGAAACAAAATAAGAAAAAACCTTTTATATTGTTTTATCTGGATTCGTTATTTAAGTTTTTTAAGATGTATATAATGAAAATGGGTTTTTTGGATGGATATGAAGGATATTTGCTGGCGAAATTAAGTTCATTCTATGTATTTACTAAATATGCTAAACTAAAGGAGAAAAATCTAAATGATTAA
- a CDS encoding glycosyltransferase family 4 protein, producing MMKAALLVEEFFDKELGGYGGYGMLAREYIAEYIPGEGLELETFLERSKNPREMILDGNKKVSYIPKPDIFHPFKLKKYLEEKKIDIYLSIECQRIVKEVFKYENNKKLILWIQDPRPHDDWDKIRSLNGDEYESYLNYYSKNEKDINDLLSKLISEKRLILITQGKYLKDKAKRLYNLPDDIPIDFVPNPVRIPEFDIEKKPETNIITFLGRLSNVKRPWIFLEMAKQLPQYEFYVCGVGHEKYQEDYKDIKNIKFFGHINGEEKEDILTKTQILVNTSIHEAIPISFLEALSYGASIVSCQNPDDITEMFGKYIGKVSGEGHESIEKFVLAVKELMENRETLYNNRKNGREYVCKVHSIEKFTQTLRKIITENIKE from the coding sequence ATGATGAAAGCAGCTTTATTGGTAGAGGAGTTTTTTGACAAAGAACTCGGCGGATACGGCGGATACGGAATGCTCGCAAGAGAGTATATAGCAGAATACATTCCGGGAGAAGGTCTGGAATTAGAAACTTTTTTAGAACGTTCAAAAAACCCCAGAGAGATGATATTGGACGGAAATAAGAAAGTGAGCTATATTCCAAAACCGGATATATTTCATCCGTTCAAACTGAAAAAATATCTTGAAGAAAAAAAAATAGATATTTATTTGAGCATTGAGTGTCAAAGGATAGTAAAAGAAGTTTTTAAATATGAAAATAATAAAAAGCTTATTTTGTGGATTCAGGATCCGAGACCTCATGATGACTGGGATAAAATAAGAAGTTTGAATGGTGATGAATACGAAAGTTATTTAAATTATTACTCTAAAAATGAAAAAGATATAAATGACTTACTTTCAAAATTAATTTCTGAAAAAAGGCTGATATTGATAACACAGGGGAAATATTTAAAGGATAAAGCTAAAAGACTTTATAACCTGCCGGACGATATTCCAATTGATTTTGTACCTAATCCTGTGAGAATTCCAGAATTTGATATTGAAAAAAAACCAGAAACAAATATAATTACATTTTTGGGAAGATTATCAAATGTAAAAAGGCCTTGGATATTTTTGGAAATGGCTAAACAGCTTCCTCAATATGAATTCTATGTCTGCGGTGTAGGTCATGAAAAATATCAGGAAGATTATAAAGATATAAAAAATATCAAATTTTTTGGACATATAAATGGAGAAGAAAAAGAAGATATTCTTACGAAAACTCAGATATTAGTTAATACAAGTATACATGAAGCTATTCCTATTTCTTTTCTGGAGGCATTATCCTATGGTGCTTCTATCGTAAGCTGTCAGAATCCTGATGATATAACTGAAATGTTTGGAAAATATATTGGAAAAGTTTCTGGTGAAGGACATGAAAGTATTGAGAAATTTGTTCTGGCTGTGAAAGAGCTCATGGAGAACAGAGAAACTCTGTACAATAACAGAAAAAATGGAAGAGAATATGTATGTAAAGTACATAGTATAGAAAAGTTTACTCAGACTTTAAGAAAAATAATCACTGAAAACATAAAGGAATAA
- a CDS encoding glycosyltransferase, protein MKKHILFSSGSLRMGGLERVLVEYLNKIDKDKYKITLFILSDFGEQDVFKKDIPEYIDVRFLKPEKLVTKTAYLKHNKKNLFNKMIYNLYMSLERHTLKKNFVKNLKEIEKVDVLIDFDSGLTKLSKETKDLKKIAWTHNSLPNLLKKEKKIKKRGIRLDNYDKIVTICKEMKEETENIYPYLKEKIEYIYNPFDFERIRREAQSTEELTSDEKKLLDDDYILSVSRIDKTQKDYPTLIKAYKLLKEKGIKQKLYIVGDGDFREELGSIIKRENLENEVKLLGQKKNPYIWMKNSDLFVHSSRYEGLPTVLIEAMILGKIVVSSACPTGPREILENGKSGLLFEIGNENEFAEKIFLALNDENKRKELEENMEKRVREFTADKSLEKLELVIRELGDQNNG, encoded by the coding sequence ATGAAAAAACATATACTGTTTTCAAGCGGAAGTCTGAGAATGGGAGGACTGGAACGGGTTCTTGTAGAATATCTGAATAAAATAGATAAGGATAAATATAAGATAACTTTATTTATTCTGTCTGATTTTGGTGAGCAGGATGTATTCAAAAAGGATATTCCTGAATATATAGATGTGAGATTTTTGAAACCTGAAAAATTGGTTACAAAAACAGCATATTTGAAACATAATAAAAAAAATCTGTTTAATAAAATGATTTATAATCTGTATATGTCGTTGGAAAGACATACTTTAAAAAAGAATTTTGTAAAAAACCTGAAAGAAATTGAAAAAGTGGATGTTCTTATAGACTTTGATTCAGGTTTGACGAAGCTTTCTAAAGAAACAAAAGATTTGAAAAAAATAGCGTGGACTCATAATTCACTTCCAAATCTGCTGAAAAAAGAAAAGAAAATAAAAAAACGGGGAATTCGTCTGGATAATTATGATAAAATAGTTACAATATGCAAAGAGATGAAAGAAGAGACTGAAAACATTTATCCGTATTTGAAGGAAAAGATAGAGTATATTTATAATCCTTTTGATTTTGAAAGAATAAGAAGGGAAGCTCAGAGTACCGAGGAACTTACATCAGATGAAAAAAAGCTTCTTGATGACGATTATATACTGTCTGTTTCCAGAATTGACAAGACTCAGAAAGATTATCCCACACTTATTAAAGCTTATAAGCTTTTGAAAGAAAAGGGAATAAAGCAAAAATTGTATATTGTCGGAGACGGGGATTTTAGAGAAGAGCTTGGCAGCATTATAAAACGTGAGAATTTGGAAAATGAGGTAAAACTTCTCGGACAAAAGAAAAATCCATATATCTGGATGAAAAATTCAGATTTATTTGTTCATTCTTCAAGATATGAAGGACTGCCTACAGTATTGATTGAAGCTATGATACTGGGGAAAATAGTAGTTTCATCTGCATGTCCTACCGGACCCAGAGAGATTCTGGAGAACGGGAAAAGCGGCCTGCTGTTTGAGATCGGGAACGAAAATGAGTTTGCAGAGAAGATTTTTCTGGCTTTAAATGATGAGAATAAAAGAAAAGAGCTAGAAGAAAATATGGAGAAAAGGGTAAGAGAATTCACCGCAGATAAGAGTCTTGAAAAATTGGAGCTAGTAATAAGAGAATTAGGAGATCAAAATAATGGGTGA
- a CDS encoding acyltransferase: MIIKNLKLYFTNKLDIQKNKIETENGVRVKYNKIKIKGTNNIIYVRNNAVIKKCYISIRGDNNKIFINSEKIFKIKIKIAANNSVINFGNKSNIKNSDIILFSNMGEVSIGEKTTITSVTIVCEESENKILIGNDCMFSYGINIRNTDSHPIYNSNGELINKGKEIIIKDKVWIGMGVTILKGCTIEEGCVIGAGSLVNRSISVKNCVATGIPAKVMRENITWEREFKV, translated from the coding sequence ATGATTATTAAAAATTTGAAGTTATATTTTACAAATAAGCTTGATATTCAAAAAAATAAAATAGAAACTGAGAATGGTGTTCGTGTAAAATATAATAAAATAAAAATAAAAGGTACGAATAATATAATATATGTCAGGAATAATGCTGTTATAAAAAAATGTTATATCAGTATCAGAGGAGATAATAATAAAATATTTATAAACTCCGAGAAGATTTTTAAGATAAAAATAAAAATTGCAGCTAATAACAGTGTTATAAATTTTGGAAACAAAAGTAATATTAAAAATAGCGATATTATTTTATTTTCAAATATGGGAGAAGTATCAATCGGAGAGAAAACAACGATTACTTCAGTAACTATAGTTTGTGAAGAATCTGAAAACAAGATATTAATAGGCAATGACTGTATGTTTTCATATGGAATAAATATCAGAAACACAGACAGCCATCCAATTTATAACTCAAACGGCGAACTGATAAACAAAGGAAAAGAAATAATAATAAAAGACAAAGTATGGATAGGAATGGGAGTAACAATTTTAAAAGGCTGTACAATAGAAGAAGGCTGTGTAATAGGAGCAGGAAGTCTGGTAAATAGAAGTATTTCCGTTAAGAATTGTGTTGCTACAGGGATTCCGGCCAAAGTTATGCGGGAGAACATAACATGGGAAAGAGAATTTAAGGTTTAG
- a CDS encoding DUF2164 family protein → MKKEDEVFKLDKKTETKLIEDIKEFFKEMRDEDISDLEGMLVLDFFREKIAAEFYNIGVAAAYRRLHEISEDILSIQRY, encoded by the coding sequence ATGAAAAAAGAAGACGAAGTATTTAAGCTCGATAAAAAAACTGAAACTAAATTAATAGAAGATATAAAGGAGTTTTTTAAAGAAATGCGCGATGAAGATATCAGCGATCTTGAAGGAATGCTGGTATTGGATTTTTTTCGCGAGAAAATTGCGGCGGAATTTTATAATATCGGGGTTGCTGCTGCTTATAGAAGATTACATGAGATTTCTGAGGATATTTTGAGTATTCAGAGGTATTAA
- a CDS encoding glycosyltransferase family 9 protein: MRKPVWLKTSVIKYNITKFLFNILSFSVNNKKIKKTDILVTQLDGIGDGIIRLGLLKILAEKYGKENIIILTKNCYEILELEGYKVIKCENLFHLNIFKLFKIYRELKKYNFKELYMMEFKKDKEVDFLMSFNYDIVYSYECDGLEEWKKKFPVKLVPRSNKKIIESVYNFAKEIDENVIKESLIPVLNIRIEELEYIAVGVGAGGDFKVASPEVLADFLNYIISIQPDIEFRVLGNGKNQEEYYQKLKKLTGYEKIINFVDKLTLVESMEMIANAKLYIGFDSGLYNIAYALNKKILAIVSMKNSQSCYHISKNIEFVYRQDNDKQVRNITDKTYTNEELNQIPAERFIEKYNLLK, encoded by the coding sequence ATGAGAAAACCTGTCTGGCTGAAAACATCAGTTATAAAGTATAATATAACTAAATTTTTATTTAATATTTTATCATTTTCTGTAAATAATAAAAAAATTAAAAAGACAGATATTTTGGTAACACAGCTGGATGGTATAGGAGACGGAATTATAAGGCTTGGATTATTGAAAATATTAGCTGAGAAATACGGGAAAGAAAATATTATTATTTTAACAAAGAATTGTTATGAAATATTGGAATTGGAAGGATATAAAGTTATTAAATGTGAAAATTTATTTCATTTAAATATATTCAAGCTTTTCAAAATATACAGAGAATTAAAAAAATACAATTTTAAAGAGCTTTATATGATGGAATTTAAGAAAGATAAAGAAGTTGATTTTCTTATGAGTTTTAATTATGATATAGTATATTCATACGAATGCGACGGACTTGAAGAGTGGAAAAAAAAGTTTCCGGTGAAATTAGTTCCAAGAAGCAATAAGAAAATCATAGAATCAGTTTATAATTTTGCGAAAGAAATAGACGAGAATGTAATAAAAGAAAGTCTGATACCTGTTTTAAATATCCGGATAGAAGAACTGGAATACATTGCTGTGGGAGTAGGAGCAGGCGGGGATTTTAAGGTTGCTTCACCGGAAGTACTGGCAGATTTTCTGAATTATATTATTTCTATTCAGCCGGATATAGAATTTCGTGTACTTGGAAATGGAAAAAACCAGGAAGAATATTATCAAAAATTAAAAAAACTTACTGGATATGAAAAAATAATAAATTTTGTAGATAAGCTGACATTAGTTGAATCAATGGAGATGATAGCCAATGCAAAATTATATATAGGGTTCGATTCAGGTCTTTATAATATAGCTTACGCATTAAATAAAAAGATTCTGGCTATTGTTTCAATGAAAAACAGCCAAAGCTGTTATCATATTTCTAAAAATATAGAATTTGTGTATAGACAGGATAATGATAAACAAGTCAGAAATATAACAGATAAAACATATACAAATGAAGAATTGAACCAGATCCCGGCAGAAAGATTCATAGAAAAATATAATTTATTAAAATAA
- a CDS encoding glycosyltransferase family 9 protein: MKKPYWLKTYYLKYKINIIFFNIFQFFIPKNKTGNKILITELDGIGDIVVRQKLVDEIAEKYGKENIILLITYAAELIELSGYKYEVFEKDTHYNFFKLLKLFKKLCMYDFRILYSLEFISEDKLDFLRKMNFQKIYAFERGWLDNWKDKKNIVFVEKNGEKVLDKIHNYATIAVNADLIKEDLKPQLNLQTSEGNYIAVGVGASDKKKITFPEKLSEFLETIVKDYSDMKFHILGHGKNDIEYFQKLEKVFSKRENLVCLVNKLSLAETAKQIANAGVYIGFDSGLYNIAYALQKKQICMISTKRGQEFYHKDENIKFIYKELNTEIIETTNEPKYNNDISSISPKIFKEAFDLTIGKQEKGNDY; the protein is encoded by the coding sequence ATGAAAAAACCATATTGGCTGAAAACATATTATTTAAAATATAAAATAAATATTATATTTTTTAATATATTTCAATTTTTTATCCCTAAAAATAAGACAGGGAATAAAATATTAATAACAGAACTTGATGGAATAGGCGATATAGTAGTAAGGCAAAAACTGGTAGATGAAATAGCAGAAAAGTACGGAAAAGAAAATATAATACTATTAATTACATATGCTGCAGAACTAATAGAGCTGTCAGGTTATAAGTATGAAGTATTTGAAAAAGATACACATTATAATTTTTTTAAACTTTTAAAACTATTTAAAAAATTATGTATGTATGATTTTAGAATATTGTATTCTCTTGAATTTATCTCAGAAGATAAGCTTGATTTTTTGAGAAAAATGAATTTTCAAAAAATTTATGCCTTTGAAAGAGGATGGCTTGATAACTGGAAGGATAAAAAGAATATAGTCTTTGTTGAAAAAAATGGAGAAAAGGTCTTGGACAAAATTCACAATTATGCAACTATAGCTGTAAACGCTGATTTAATTAAGGAAGATTTGAAACCGCAGTTAAATCTGCAGACTTCTGAGGGAAATTACATTGCAGTAGGAGTGGGAGCTTCTGATAAGAAAAAAATAACATTTCCTGAAAAATTATCTGAATTTTTAGAAACTATAGTAAAAGACTATTCTGATATGAAATTTCATATTTTGGGTCATGGGAAGAATGATATTGAATATTTTCAGAAACTGGAAAAAGTTTTCAGCAAACGTGAAAATCTTGTTTGTTTAGTAAATAAATTAAGTCTGGCAGAAACTGCAAAACAGATAGCAAATGCAGGAGTATACATAGGTTTTGATTCAGGACTCTACAATATAGCCTATGCTTTGCAGAAAAAACAAATATGTATGATTTCAACTAAAAGAGGGCAGGAATTTTACCATAAAGATGAAAATATTAAGTTTATATACAAAGAACTAAATACGGAAATAATAGAAACAACAAATGAGCCAAAGTATAATAATGACATTAGTTCAATTTCACCAAAAATTTTTAAAGAAGCTTTTGATTTAACTATAGGTAAACAGGAGAAGGGGAATGATTATTAA